In Sulfuritortus calidifontis, the sequence GCGGCCGGCTTCGCGCGGGCCGCCAGGGTCAGGGTATCGGCCAGCACCATGCGGCCTTCGGCATCGGTATGCACGATCTCGATGGTGGTGCCGTTGAACGCGGTGACCACCTCGTTCTGGGTGTAGGCCTCGGGTGAAAGATGGTTCTGGGCGATGGCCAGCCAGACGTCCAGGCGCACCGGCAGCTTCAGCCGGGTCGCCGCCAGCAGCAGGCCCAGGGCGACGGCGGAGCCGTTCATGTCGTCGTGCATGTTGTGCATGTAGCGGGCGGGCTTCAGGTTGTGACCGCCAGTGTCGAAACAAATGCCCTTGCCGACCAGGGCATAACCCGCCTTCGCCCGCTTCGGCGTGTAGCTCAGGTGCACGATCGCCGCGTCTTCGTGCTGGCTGCCGCGGGCGACGGCGAGAAAGGCGCCGGCCTTGAGCCTGCGCAGCTTTTTCACGTCGAGTTCCTCGATGCCCCAGCCTTCGGCCTTGGCCAGTTTGACCACACGCTGGCGATAACTGCGTGGCGTCAGCTCGTTCGGCGGCAGCATGGTCAGCTGTCGGGCCAGGGCATTGCCCTCGGCCAGCGCACGGATGCGGGCGAAGCCATCCGGACTCTGGCAGCCATGGAGATGGATTTTTTTCAGCGGTTTCGCGGTCTGCTTGCTCTTGTAGCTGGGCAAGGTCGTGCCATTGAGCCAGGCCACATAGACCGCCGCCTCCGCAGCAGGCAAGCGGGCAGCAGCCGGACCATGTACGGCGATATGAATCTCCGTCGGCTGCTCCTCGAGCAGAGGCTGCAGCGCCTTGCGCAGAGAGGCGTGCCGATCGAAGGCACTCGCCTTGGCATCGAGCATGAGCCAGGCCTCCAGGCCGCCAGCCTCGTTCTCGCAAGTGACCGGGGATTTCGCCAGTTCCTTCCGCTTCATCTGCTTGCGCTTGAGGACGGCGAGCAGACGCTCGCTGGCGGGAATTTTTTCAAGCGCAGCGCCTTCGATCACAACATGCAGCACATGGCCGACGACGCCGGTTTTCAGGCCGGAAAAATCCTTTTTCGTTTCAACGAGTTCAGCTAGTGAGTTCACATTCATTCTCCGGCAAATCCTTGACCTGACGCGGCCTTTCCGCGATCATACCGCGATTTTTTCAACCCAGAGGTCTAGCTCAATGAAGCTGAAAGATCGTAAGCGGGTGCTGCGCGAGATGATTCTGGCCCGGCGTTTCGAAGAGCGCTGCTATCAGGCCTATATCGAGCGCAAGATCGGCGGATTCCTGCATCTTTATCCCGGCCAGGAGGCCTGCTGCTTTGGCGTCATGGAAGCGGCCCGTCCCGGCTTCGACTACGTCATCACCGGTTATCGCGACCACGTGCACGCCATCAAATGCGGCGCCGATCCCAAGGCGGTGATGGCCGAGCTCTACGGCAAGGAGACCGGCTGCTCCAAAGGCCGCGGCGGCTCCATGCACATCTTCGACGTGGCGCACCGCTTCATGGGCGGCTATGCCCTGGTCGGCGGCCCCTTCCCGCTCGCCGCCGGCATGGCCAAGGCGATCCAGATGAAGGGCGGTGACGAGATCGCCATCTGCTTCCTGGGCGACTCCGCCAACAACCAGGGTACCTTCCACGAGACCATGAACATGGCCGCGCTGTGGAACTTGCCCGTGCTCTTCGTCTGCGAGAACAACCTCTACGGCATCGGCACCGCCCTGCACCGTTCCACCGCCGTGGTCGATCAGTACAAGCGGGTCTGCGCCTACGGCATCGAGTCCGACGTCTGCGACGGCCAGGACATCGAGGTGGTGCTGGAGCACGCCCACAAGGCGGTCGAATACGTGCGCTCGCGCAAGGGCCCATATTTCCTGGAGCTGAAGACCTATCGCTACCGCGGCCACTCCATGTCCGACTCGCGCGGCTATCGCAGCCGCGAGGAAGAGGAGCAATGGAAGCAGCGCGATCCGATCAACATCCTGCGCGACCGCATGATCGCCGAGGACAAATACACCATGGCCGAGTTCGAAGCCCTGGAAAAAGAAATCGACGATTACATCGAAAACGAAGTGATCAAATTTGCCGAGGAGTCGCCCGACCCCAAGGTCGAGGAGCTCACCAAATACGTGCTGGCGGATTGAATGAAGCAGTCAGCAATCAGCCGTCAGCGCTCAGCTTTCAAGCCGCTGATAGCTGAACGCTGAAGGCTGACAGCTTACGGAGAAAAAAATGGCTGAAATCATGTACTGGGAAGCGATTCAGCGCGCCCACGACGAAGAGATGGCCCGCGATCCCCTGGTGATCTGCATGGGCGAGGACATCGGCGTGGCCGGTGGCACCTACA encodes:
- a CDS encoding M17 family metallopeptidase → MNSLAELVETKKDFSGLKTGVVGHVLHVVIEGAALEKIPASERLLAVLKRKQMKRKELAKSPVTCENEAGGLEAWLMLDAKASAFDRHASLRKALQPLLEEQPTEIHIAVHGPAAARLPAAEAAVYVAWLNGTTLPSYKSKQTAKPLKKIHLHGCQSPDGFARIRALAEGNALARQLTMLPPNELTPRSYRQRVVKLAKAEGWGIEELDVKKLRRLKAGAFLAVARGSQHEDAAIVHLSYTPKRAKAGYALVGKGICFDTGGHNLKPARYMHNMHDDMNGSAVALGLLLAATRLKLPVRLDVWLAIAQNHLSPEAYTQNEVVTAFNGTTIEIVHTDAEGRMVLADTLTLAARAKPAAIIDFATLTGSMAVALGERMSGVLANRDDLALAAVAAGMQCGERVVAFPVPEDYDEALESKVADVKQCTLDGEADHILAARFLNRFVAEAPWLHIDLSASRCKGGLGAVGSDITGFGVALGLGVLERLAG
- the pdhA gene encoding pyruvate dehydrogenase (acetyl-transferring) E1 component subunit alpha, whose protein sequence is MKLKDRKRVLREMILARRFEERCYQAYIERKIGGFLHLYPGQEACCFGVMEAARPGFDYVITGYRDHVHAIKCGADPKAVMAELYGKETGCSKGRGGSMHIFDVAHRFMGGYALVGGPFPLAAGMAKAIQMKGGDEIAICFLGDSANNQGTFHETMNMAALWNLPVLFVCENNLYGIGTALHRSTAVVDQYKRVCAYGIESDVCDGQDIEVVLEHAHKAVEYVRSRKGPYFLELKTYRYRGHSMSDSRGYRSREEEEQWKQRDPINILRDRMIAEDKYTMAEFEALEKEIDDYIENEVIKFAEESPDPKVEELTKYVLAD